Proteins found in one Triticum aestivum cultivar Chinese Spring chromosome 4D, IWGSC CS RefSeq v2.1, whole genome shotgun sequence genomic segment:
- the LOC123099694 gene encoding uncharacterized protein — translation MAFMASGRVAIAPTRARFVTPRSLFNWGRGAKDAETPPPQFQYHGVEPPFPMSLVANTHLRGRELSCCYRATVDGFSATDFHRRCDFKGPCVVVGYTAGGSFRFGGFSPEGYRSTDDYYDTLDAFLFYWPPAAPEDTAAAVPVVLPKVGGSGAALFDYSRGGPQFGADGLLIGPPLTAVMGVFTGPDASVGVGDLRRARSRLGLSYAKREDGKESLFGDESKVELDEVLVFCSPQIASMY, via the coding sequence ATGGCGTTCATGGCGAGCGGCAGGGTGGCGATCGCTCCGACCAGAGCAAGGTTCGTCACTCCCCGCAGCCTCTTCAACTGGGGCAGAGGCGCAAAAGACGCCGAGACGCCGCCGCCGCAGTTCCAGTACCACGGCGTGGAGCCGCCGTTCCCCATGTCGCTCGTGGCCAATACGCACCTCAGAGGACGCGAGCTCAGCTGCTGTTACAGGGCCACCGTTGACGGCTTCAGCGCGACGGACTTCCACCGGCGGTGCGACTTCAAGGGCCCCTGCGTCGTCGTCGGCTACACGGCGGGAGGCTCCTTCAGGTTCGGCGGGTTCAGCCCGGAGGGGTACCGCAGCACGGACGACTACTACGACACGCTCGACGCCTTCCTCTTCTACTGGCCGCCGGCAGCGCCGGAGGACACCGCCGCTGCCGTTCCGGTGGTGCTGCCCAAGGTGGGCGGGAGCGGTGCTGCGCTGTTCGACTACTCACGGGGCGGGCCGCAGTTCGGCGCCGACGGGCTGCTCATCGGCCCGCCGCTCACCGCCGTGATGGGGGTGTTCACGGGGCCCGACGCCAGCGTTGGCGTCGGCGACCTCCGGCGCGCGCGGTCACGGCTTGGGCTGTCCTACGCGAAGAGGGAGGACGGCAAGGAGAGCCTGTTCGGCGACGAGTCCAAGGTCGAACTCGACGAGGTGCTGGTCTTCTGTAGCCCACAGATTGCCAGCATGTACTAG